The genomic DNA CAAGATAAAGGGGCATTCGTAACTGAATTAAAACAAGGTCAAGACATAAATGAACTAGAACCTCTTTGCACTATGAATTTAGATGTAATTCATGAAATAATGAAGACAGAACGAGAAAAACCTGCTAGTCCTGAAGAAGATATGGAAGGAAAGAAAACAAGTGATGTTTCTGCTCTTTTAGTTCAATCAGAAAATTTAGAAGGAAAAACAGTTGTTCCAGTTAAAAAGGATGGAGAACCTGTAAGTAAAGGAGAAGTAATTTTGAAAATTATTCCAGAAAAGTAGTATTTTTGTAATGGTTTGTCAACCATCAAAAAATACGAATCACTTCTCCTAGAGAGTAAACTAGCAAGTCCCGGACTTGTTTCCGGTACTTTTTTTCTTCACCCTCGTGGTTGTTTTATTTGGGAACAAATTCAGTCTTTCTTAAATGCTGAATTCAGTAAATTAGGTGTTTCCAATGTTTTGTTTCCAGCCCTGCTACCTTTTCAAAAGTTCCAAGAGGAACAAAAAAATAGTGAAACACTTAATTTGGAAGAAATTATGAGACTTCACAATAGTAAGTCAGAACAAAGTGTTGTAGCACTCAGACCAACTAGTGAGATATTATTTTCTCACTATTTCAAAGAAAGGTTAAAAGAGAGGGATATTAAATTACCCTTTCTCTTAAATCAATGATCCTCAGTCTATAGAGAAGAGAGAAATACAAAACTCTTTTTCAGAAGTAAAGAGTTTTATTGACAAGAGTTACATTCTCTTCACGAAAATCAAAAAGATTTAGATTTTCACTTAGAAAAAATTCACGAAATATATAAGAAGCTCCTGAGAGAGCTTCTTTGTATTGAATACATTACAGGAGAGAAAACAATACTAGAAAGATTTCCTGGAGCCCAAAAAACATTAACTAATGAATGTATTCTTCCGGATGGACAGTCTCTTCAATTGACTACAACACATGATTTATCTAATTTCTTTTCTAAATTGATGGATATCAAATATTGGGGAGCCAATGATATTGAAATGACTCCCCTGCAATTGTCTGCGGGTAGTTCTACTAGACTAATAGGAGCTTTAGTTGAGATGCACAAAGATAGTGTTGGAGTTATTCTTCCCTGAAATCTCTCAAAGGAGAATATAGCTATTCTCCTATTGGGAGAAAATAGAGATGAAGAAACTATTTCTTATATTTCCTCTATTAGAGAAAAATTATGTAATTACAGATTACATATAGATGATTCTTATTCCTCTTTCGGGAAGAAAATCAATAAAGTAGAGAGATTAGGAATTCCTGTTAGTCTAATAATTGGACAACAGGAAATTAAAAATAAGAAAATTACGATTAAATCTAGGTTAAGTGAAAGTAAATATGAATGTGATCTTTCAAATCTTGAGAATGAAATCTCAAGATTTTCTAAAGAATATGATCAAAAATTAAGGGAAAGAAGTGAAAATAAAAAATTAAGTTTGATAAAAGAAAGTTATAAGATGGAAGAATTAGTGCAATTAGTTAAAGAAGGAAATTTAGCTCTTTCTCCTTGGTTTAATGATTTGGAGAATGAACAAAATTTTCAAGAATGTAAATACAATTTTTCTCCTAGATGTATAAAGGAGAAAATAAAAGATAAAGATCTATATTGTGTATTTAGTGGAAAGAAAGCCAATTGCTTGGCTTACTTTGGGAGAAGTTATTAGTTTTTAGGTAGGTATGGCAATTAGTCTAAATTTTCAATTTATTTCAACAGTAACACTAGATGAAATAAAAAAGAAGTATTCTCATAGATTAGTAGAAATCTATGAGAAATTGCAATCAAGAACTGCTGAGGGAATTGAAATGACTAATTGAATGCCATGAATATTTGAAGATCATTCAAATATTCTTTCTCAAATGAGAAAGATTAGAAATGAATGAATTGGTCAATTAGTTGATACTGTAGTAATAATAGGAACTGGAGGTTCCTATTTAGGTTCTAAAGCTTGTTTAGATTTTGTTCTCCCTAAATTCGAAGATCAAAATCTAGAAATAATATTCCTACCTTATTTTGCAGATAGATATGTTTCTTCTGTTCTCGAATATCTAAAGAACAAGAAATTTGCAATAGTAGTTATTTCTAAGTCTGGAAGCACTCTTGAGAGTGCTGTTTCATTCAGACTTTTGAGAGAACTACTATTCGAACAAGAAAAAGAAAATCATTCAAAATATATTGTTTCAGTAACAGGTAATTCAGGAACTCTATATGAACTATCTAAAAAACATGGATATCAAATTTTTGAGATAGATCCCGGAATTGGTGGCAGATACTCTACTCTAACTCCAGTAGGATTAGTTCCTGCAATTTTGAGTGGTATTTCAGGAGATGAACTCCTAAAAGGAGCTAGAGATTGCTATAAAGAGTGTTATCATATGGATTTCTCTTCTAACTTGGCCTTTCAATATGCAGCTTTTAGAAATTTCTTTGCAGAAGAAAGAGGACTTTCTTCTGAATGTTTAATTTCTTATGAACCCCAATTAAATGGAGTTCTCCACAAGATTAAGCAATTATTTGCTGAATCTGAGGGAAAAAATGATAAAGGATTAATGCCAGTGATATTAGATTTCACTCCTGACCTACACTCTGTAGGTCAATTACTTCAAGAAGGTAAAACTACTTTTTTTGAAACAGTTTTCTGAGTTAGAGATCAAGAAAGAGTTTTCCTTCAAGATAGTGTCTTCGGAAATGAAGACAAGTTAGATTGACTAAAAAATGTTAGTTTATTAGAGATGAATCATTCAGCTCTAGTTGGAACAGCTAGAGCTCACGGAGAATTAAAGAAGATTGATACATTAGTATTCAATCTTCAAGATTGATCAGCTTATACATTCGGATATCTTTACTTCTTCCTTTGCCTAAGTGCAATGTTCTCAGCTTATCTATTTGGTCAAAATCCTTTTGATCAACCAGGAGTTGAAGCTTATAAAAAGAGAATGATCTCTCTATTAAAGAGAGAGACCTTAACTAAGTAGTATCATAACAACATTAGAAAAGCTGAAACCTATAAGTCTCTACAGACATTTAGACGAATTGGTCTATCTTCTTCGTTTGTCTTCTTTGTCCTTTTAGTAGTTAGTTTCCCCTTTTGGGGAACTAACTACGTAGGAGTAAGTCTATTTACTGCTTCTTTTGCCGGTAATTATTTACTCACTATCTATACAATCCTGAGGATGTATAGTAACTTCGGTAAAAGTAATTTACTTTTAAATTTCTATTTCATTTCTTTTATATTGCTTCCATTTATTTTTCCATTCCTTTACTTCTTAATGTGAATGGACAAATTAAGTGATGAAGCAATAAAAAAATTTAAAGAAAAAATAAAAGTATTTCAAGACTTCGAGAAGAAGACTTTGTCTCCTTCTATATATACAACACTAGCTCCTTATAATTCTGATGACTTAGATAAAGTCATCAGATACAACTATGTCTCTTATCAGAGACCTTTAAGTAAAAATAACTCTATTAAGTTTGTTGTAAAGCCAAAAGATCATATAACTTGTATTATCAACTTAATAAAGAGAGCTAAAAAATTTATACACATAGAATACTATGTGTTTTCTGAAGGTTATGTCTTTAACTATATAGTTCAATTACTCTCTAAGAAAGTTCAAGAAGGAGTAGAAGTTAAGTTAATTGTTGATGGTTGAGGTAACTATAAAAAAATATCTAAGAGAACTTCTGAGAGATTAAAGAGTTTAGGGATTCAATACAGAGTATTTAATCCCCTATTTAAGAAAAGTAAAGAATTGTGATGAAATTTCAGAAATCACAATAAGTTACTTATTGTTGACAATGAATTTGCTTTATTCGGTAGTTGCAATATTTCTGATGAGTATTTCAATATAACTGATAAATTTTTCCCAACTACCGAATTATCAATTGTTTTGGAAGGTGAAATAGTAAATTCACTTAATTTATTATTTGCCTTCCACTGAAGCATAATTAAGGTAGAAAAGAAGAAAGAATTTGACATGCTTCTTTCTACAAGCCATTTCTTCCCGCAAGCTGGAAGAAAATGCGGAAATATAGCTCTTCAATTAATTAATTCTTCTCCTTTCTCTCTAAATCAACCTATTAAGACTAACTTACTTCAATTGATTTTTTCTGCAAAAAAATCAATTAAGATATCTACTCCCTATTTCTATCCTCCACAAGATATAGTTAATGCTCTTAGAATCGCTGATCAATTGGGAGTTCGAATTCAAATAATTCTGCCTAAAGAGGCAGACTTAAATGACAGAATTCTAAGAGTACATAGAGAAATACTCTCTAGTTTCTATTCAGAAACTATAGAGATTTATGAATATTTCGGATTTAATCATGAAAAATTCACAATAATCGATGAAGAAACTGTTTATTTTGGGACCTATAACTGGGATTATAGGTCCTTTTACTGGAACTTTGAAAGTGCCCTTATTATCAAGAATAAGGAAGCTGGACTAACAGTAAATAAATTATTTGAAGAAAGTAAAGCTAAAAGTCACAGAATGAAAGACTTTGAACTAGTAAATACTAGAAGAATATTCCCCAATATATTTATTGGGGTAGCAAGATGATGTCAAGCTATGTCTTAAATTTTTAATAATTTAAATTACATTTAATGGGTAACTCTAATAGTCTTTATTTTTCAATAAACCTTGATGAGTCTTTAAAAAAGACTCTTGAAGAAAAATATAAGTTCAATTTTTCTGAACTAAGACTATTTTCATTCCCCGATGGGGAATACTTCTCTAAACCTACAGTATCTGTTAGGGGAAAGAAGGTATTTATATTTCACAGTCTTTCTTCACCTGTAAATGACAACATTATGAAATTACTTATTACTGTGGACGCTTGTAAGCGTTCTTCAGCAAAAGAAATAACTTTATTAGTTAACTATTTATCTTATGCTAGACAAGATAGAAAAACTGAAGAAAGATCAGCAATCACTTCTAAATTAATTGCAGATTTAATTAGCAATTCTGGTGCTACCAGAATTGTTACTTTAGATCTACATACAGATCAAATAGAGGGATTTTTCAGTATCCCAATAGATCATCTTTATACTACCCCTCTATTTGCTGAATACATAATAAGTCAATATAGAGAAACTATTAAAGATTTTGTAATAGTTTCTCCAGACTTTGGAGCTACAAAGAAAGCTAGAATGCTTTCTAACTTACTTTCTATTCCAATAGTTATTATGGAAAAACTAAGAGGAAAAGAAGGTTCTATAGAAGAACATAATGTTTATGGAGAAGTTAATTTCAAAAAATGTTTAATTCTTGATGACATTATTGGGACAGGTGGAACTGTTTTAAAAGCTTCAAGAGTACTTAAAAAAATGGGAGCAGAAACAGTTATTGTTTGTGCTACCCATGCACTCTTTAACGGAAATGCCTGATCACAATTTGAACAAGCATTTAAAGAAGGAGTTATAGAAAAAGTTATAGTTTCTGATAGTGTTCCGGTACCTAGAAATTATGAATTTATAAGTGTAGTTAGTGTA from Mycoplasma suis str. Illinois includes the following:
- a CDS encoding aminoacyl--tRNA ligase-related protein, coding for MSTIKKYESLLLESKLASPGLVSGTFFLHPRGCFIWEQIQSFLNAEFSKLGVSNVLFPALLPFQKFQEEQKNSETLNLEEIMRLHNSKSEQSVVALRPTSEILFSHYFKERLKERDIKLPFLLNQWSSVYREERNTKLFFRSKEFYWQELHSLHENQKDLDFHLEKIHEIYKKLLRELLCIEYITGEKTILERFPGAQKTLTNECILPDGQSLQLTTTHDLSNFFSKLMDIKYWGANDIEMTPLQLSAGSSTRLIGALVEMHKDSVGVILPWNLSKENIAILLLGENRDEETISYISSIREKLCNYRLHIDDSYSSFGKKINKVERLGIPVSLIIGQQEIKNKKITIKSRLSESKYECDLSNLENEISRFSKEYDQKLRERSENKKLSLIKESYKMEELVQLVKEGNLALSPWFNDLENEQNFQECKYNFSPRCIKEKIKDKDLYCVFSGKKANCLAYFGRSY
- a CDS encoding glucose-6-phosphate isomerase — protein: MAISLNFQFISTVTLDEIKKKYSHRLVEIYEKLQSRTAEGIEMTNWMPWIFEDHSNILSQMRKIRNEWIGQLVDTVVIIGTGGSYLGSKACLDFVLPKFEDQNLEIIFLPYFADRYVSSVLEYLKNKKFAIVVISKSGSTLESAVSFRLLRELLFEQEKENHSKYIVSVTGNSGTLYELSKKHGYQIFEIDPGIGGRYSTLTPVGLVPAILSGISGDELLKGARDCYKECYHMDFSSNLAFQYAAFRNFFAEERGLSSECLISYEPQLNGVLHKIKQLFAESEGKNDKGLMPVILDFTPDLHSVGQLLQEGKTTFFETVFWVRDQERVFLQDSVFGNEDKLDWLKNVSLLEMNHSALVGTARAHGELKKIDTLVFNLQDWSAYTFGYLYFFLCLSAMFSAYLFGQNPFDQPGVEAYKKRMISLLKRETLTK
- a CDS encoding phospholipase D-like domain-containing protein; translation: MLPFIFPFLYFLMWMDKLSDEAIKKFKEKIKVFQDFEKKTLSPSIYTTLAPYNSDDLDKVIRYNYVSYQRPLSKNNSIKFVVKPKDHITCIINLIKRAKKFIHIEYYVFSEGYVFNYIVQLLSKKVQEGVEVKLIVDGWGNYKKISKRTSERLKSLGIQYRVFNPLFKKSKELWWNFRNHNKLLIVDNEFALFGSCNISDEYFNITDKFFPTTELSIVLEGEIVNSLNLLFAFHWSIIKVEKKKEFDMLLSTSHFFPQAGRKCGNIALQLINSSPFSLNQPIKTNLLQLIFSAKKSIKISTPYFYPPQDIVNALRIADQLGVRIQIILPKEADLNDRILRVHREILSSFYSETIEIYEYFGFNHEKFTIIDEETVYFGTYNWDYRSFYWNFESALIIKNKEAGLTVNKLFEESKAKSHRMKDFELVNTRRIFPNIFIGVARWCQAMS
- a CDS encoding ribose-phosphate diphosphokinase, with the protein product MGNSNSLYFSINLDESLKKTLEEKYKFNFSELRLFSFPDGEYFSKPTVSVRGKKVFIFHSLSSPVNDNIMKLLITVDACKRSSAKEITLLVNYLSYARQDRKTEERSAITSKLIADLISNSGATRIVTLDLHTDQIEGFFSIPIDHLYTTPLFAEYIISQYRETIKDFVIVSPDFGATKKARMLSNLLSIPIVIMEKLRGKEGSIEEHNVYGEVNFKKCLILDDIIGTGGTVLKASRVLKKMGAETVIVCATHALFNGNAWSQFEQAFKEGVIEKVIVSDSVPVPRNYEFISVVSVARLLSSVIKIYEEGSGSVSKIYEDWSKKIVSERLAK